One region of Armigeres subalbatus isolate Guangzhou_Male chromosome 3, GZ_Asu_2, whole genome shotgun sequence genomic DNA includes:
- the LOC134226158 gene encoding small ribosomal subunit protein eS6 yields the protein MKLNVSFPATGAQKTFEVMDDHKLRHFYDKRMGAEITADHLGDEWKGYIFKIAGGNDKQGFPMKQGVLTNTRVRLLLKKGHSCYRPRRTGERKRKSVRGCIVDQNLSALALIVVKKGEKDIPGLTDTTVPRRLGPKRANNIRKLYNLSKDDDVTKFVVKRPLPEKDGKKARTKSPKIQRLITPVVLQRKRHRLAIKKRRVESRKEAEAEYMKILHLRRRQERIRRRSRLSSMRDSRSSTGEERDKEKEKAAAKAAKKVAKKEAKKEVKKVTEAAKKADAKAKAKVEPKKPEKKAEAGKKTAGDKKEKKVEKKAAPAVAKKEAPKRKPEAAKGEASAAKKEKKQKKK from the exons ATGAAG TTGAACGTATCGTTTCCCGCTACCGGGGCCCAGAAGACCTTCGAGGTCATGGACGACCACAAGCTGCGTCACTTCTACGACAAGCGTATGGGCGCCGAAATCACCGCCGATCACCTGGGTGATGAATGGAAGGGCTACATCTTCAAGATTGCCGGCGGAAACGACAAGCAGGGTTTCCCCATGAAGCAGGGAGTCCTGACCAATA CCCGTGTTCGTCTGCTGTTGAAGAAGGGCCACTCATGCTACCGCCCACGTCGTACCGGAGAGCGTAAGCGCAAGTCGGTCCGTGGTTGCATCGTTGACCAGAACCTGTCGGCTTTGGCTTTGATCGTCGTCAAGAAGGGTGAGAAGGACATTCCCGGACTGACCGATACGACCGTTCCCCGTCGCCTGGGACCTAAGCGCGCCAACAACATCCGCAAGCTGTACAACTTGTCCAAGGATGATGATGTTACCAAGTTTGTCGTCAAGCGCCCACTTCCGGAAAAGGATGGCAAGAAGGCACGCACCAAGTCTCCGAAGATCCAGCGTCTGATTACTCCAGTCGTTTTGCAGCGCAAGAGGCATCGTCTGGCAATCAAGAAGCGCCGTGTGGAGTCTCGCAAGGAAGCCGAGGCCGAATATATGAAGATCTTGCACCTGCGTCGCCGCCAGGAACGTATTCGCCGTCGGTCGCGTCTGTCTTCGATGCGCGACTCGCGTAGCTCCACCGGTGAGGAACGCGACAAGGAGAAGGAGAAGGCCGCCGCTAAGGCAGCCAAGAAGGTCGCTAAGAAGGAGGCCAAGAAGGAAGTGAAGAAGGTGACTGAGGCCGCCAAGAAGGCTGACGCTAAGGCTAAGGCTAAGGTTGAACCCAAGAAGCCGGAAAAGAAGGCTGAAGCCGGTAAGAAGACCGCCGGAGACaagaaggaaaagaaggtcGAAAAGAAGGCAGCGCCAGCCGTCGCCAAGAAGGAGGCGCCCAAGAGGAAACCGGAAGCCGCCAAGGGTGAAGCCAGCGCGGCCAAGAAggaaaagaaacaaaagaagAAGTAA
- the LOC134225447 gene encoding large ribosomal subunit protein eL36 has protein sequence MRSVASQTILNFEVSCQMNFRLHHLVPLCCYLRHSFPAVIYTEEKNMAPRYEICVGLNKGHKTTKLKQLQYRGDRKVKGIRPSRTKGIQTKHTKFVRDLVREVVGHAPYEKRGMELLKVSKDKRALKFLKRRLGTHIRAKRKREELSNILAHMRKAAHK, from the exons ATGCGCAGCGTCGCTTCGCAGACAATTTTGAATTTCGAAGTCAGCTGTCAAATGAACTTCCGTTTGCACCATCTAGTACCGCTCTGCTGCTACCTTCGACATTCTTTTCCGGCTGTCATTTACACCGAG gagaaaaaCATGGCTCCCCGATACGAAATCTGTGTTGGTCTGAACAAAGGCCACAAGACCACAAAGCTGAAGCAGCTGCAGTACCGCGGTGATCGCAAGGTCAAGGGAATCCGTCCGTCCCGTACAAAGGGG ATTCAAACCAAACACACCAAGTTCGTGCGCGATTTGGTCCGAGAGGTTGTCGGTCATGCCCCGTACGAGAAGCGCGGTATGGAATTGCTGAAGGTGTCCAAGGATAAGCGCGCGCTGAAGTTCCTGAAGCGTCGCCTCGGTACGCACATCCGTGCCAAGAGGAAGCGTGAGGAACTGTCCAACATTTTGGCCCATATGCGTAAGGCTGCCCACAAGTAA